DNA from Verrucomicrobiota bacterium:
AGTTGAAGCATGGAAAGAGAGGCGTAACTTTTATCTTTTAATCTATGAAACAAGCGACAAAGAAAATGATGGGAGCCTTCCGAGGCTGGGTAGACCGCATGAAACATGGTGAGGTGGATTGGGATGAACTCGAAGCGACCTTGATCCAATGTGATTTAGGTCTTCCGATGGTGGAAAAAATCTTGGAACGCTTGAAAGGGCAAAATCTCTCAGCGACGAATGCTCAGGAGGCCGCTGTGGCAGAATTATATAAATTGTGGGAGGATGAAGTAAGATCGGTAGATGATCTTCTCTCCAAGGAAGTTTGGTTAATAGTGGGTGTAAATGGTGTTGGCAAAACGACAACCATTGCCAAATTAGCTCATCGTTTTAAGCAGCGAGGGCGTAAAGTTCATTTGGTAGCGGCAGATACTTTTCGTGCTGGCGCCATTGCTCAGCTTGGAGTTTGGGCAGAGCGTCTTGATTTAACAATTACTAGTGGTGTGGAAGGTGGAGATCCTGCTTCCGCAGCTTACAAAGGATTAGAAGAAGCAGAAACTCATGGAGCTAACTTAATCTTAATCGACACCGCAGGACGTTTGCATAATAAAGAGAACTTAATGCGAGAATTAGAGAAAATTAAGAGGGTAATCAATAAACAAGATGAAGATGCTCCTCATGAGACTATCATGGTGCTTGATGCCACCAATGGTAGTAATGCCTTCCAGCAAGCCAAACTCTTTCATCAGGGAGTAGATTTAACCGGTGCTATTGTGACGAAGTTAGATAGCTCTGCTAAAGGTGGAGTGGTGGCCGCATTGAAAGATGAATTGGACATAGACACCCTTATGGTAGGCTTAGGTGAAGGTATGGATGATTTGATGATCTTTGATCCTCAAGCATATGTTGAGAGCTTTTTCGGCTAATCCTTAACTTCTATTACCTTATCAAGGTGTAATGTTTAATCGGGTTATTAATACCGCCTAAGCTACATTTCTAAAGGTCCATTATCTTGGGCCGATCTTTTTATGAGAGGGTTAGATAGGCCCATAGTGCTCTAAGAAGGGGAGATGGGATAGAAATGGTTTTCTGGAGCAATGAAATGTTACCTACTTTATGGATTGGTCGATTCAGAGGCTCTTATGGAGCATGCTGGGAATTTGGTTGTTCTCCTCGACGACTGCCTATGCTCAAAATTATGAAAAAATTGCTCCCAAGATTCCTCAATCTACTTCTGGTTCGCTCGAAAAATTAGAAGAAGCAGAGCCTCCAGAACCGACCAATAGTCAAGTTATTCTGCCGGAGCTGAAAGGCCTCCTTTTCTATTCAAAGAGCACGATGTTAGAAAATCAAGATGCCCCACCTCTTCAGTCAGTGACCATATGGGATGTAGGTTTGCTGAACGATCTGGAATTCATGCGTCGTATGAACACTTATTTAGGGGAACCATTAACACTTGATGGAATAAATCAAATTGCCTGGGAAGTGGTGAGATTCTTCAGAGAAAAAGATAGGCCAGTAGTTGATTCAGTAATTCCAGAGCAGGCGATT
Protein-coding regions in this window:
- the ftsY gene encoding signal recognition particle-docking protein FtsY, coding for MKQATKKMMGAFRGWVDRMKHGEVDWDELEATLIQCDLGLPMVEKILERLKGQNLSATNAQEAAVAELYKLWEDEVRSVDDLLSKEVWLIVGVNGVGKTTTIAKLAHRFKQRGRKVHLVAADTFRAGAIAQLGVWAERLDLTITSGVEGGDPASAAYKGLEEAETHGANLILIDTAGRLHNKENLMRELEKIKRVINKQDEDAPHETIMVLDATNGSNAFQQAKLFHQGVDLTGAIVTKLDSSAKGGVVAALKDELDIDTLMVGLGEGMDDLMIFDPQAYVESFFG